Proteins encoded by one window of Candidatus Sumerlaea chitinivorans:
- a CDS encoding Prolipoprotein diacylglyceryl transferase → MKPYLSVLGLFHLPTYGMFVATGILVGTWLATRLARRAQLPEGFALDAVFYVVLAGLAGGRLTYMAIEWRATLRDPVAALFNSGGMVFLGGFFCGLAALYAYCRFKKVPFALVADVFAPAVALAHCFGRIGCLFAGCCYGAPAHGWLGHLIAIRYPRLTGPDGAITGSWPYLDHLEQGWVTTADAYSLPVYATPILEALFNLGLAAALLWLWRRRRFDGHIALVYVMAYSVARFLLEFLRGDQIRGFFGALSTSQWLSLFALAGAFAIYWRRQASARAATNNDPCNT, encoded by the coding sequence ATGAAACCGTATCTTTCCGTTTTGGGACTCTTTCACCTGCCAACCTACGGTATGTTCGTGGCCACAGGGATTCTTGTGGGGACGTGGCTTGCCACTCGTCTTGCTCGTCGCGCCCAGTTGCCAGAGGGATTTGCGCTTGATGCGGTCTTTTATGTCGTTCTTGCGGGGCTTGCCGGCGGTCGTCTCACTTATATGGCAATTGAGTGGCGCGCTACGCTCCGCGATCCGGTAGCCGCCCTCTTCAATTCCGGTGGCATGGTTTTTTTGGGGGGATTTTTCTGCGGACTCGCTGCCCTGTACGCGTACTGCCGATTCAAGAAAGTGCCTTTTGCTTTAGTTGCGGACGTCTTCGCACCAGCCGTCGCACTTGCGCACTGCTTTGGCAGGATCGGATGCCTGTTTGCCGGGTGCTGTTATGGTGCCCCGGCCCACGGCTGGCTCGGTCATCTCATCGCGATCCGTTACCCGCGTCTCACGGGGCCAGATGGAGCCATTACGGGTTCGTGGCCTTACCTCGATCACCTTGAGCAAGGATGGGTTACGACGGCCGATGCCTATTCGCTGCCGGTCTATGCTACACCTATTTTAGAGGCGCTTTTTAATCTTGGCTTAGCAGCCGCCCTCTTGTGGCTGTGGCGCCGGCGCCGCTTTGATGGCCACATTGCGCTGGTCTACGTGATGGCATATTCCGTCGCCCGCTTTCTCTTGGAGTTCCTGCGAGGCGACCAAATTCGCGGTTTCTTTGGGGCTTTGTCGACTTCTCAGTGGCTAAGTTTGTTCGCACTCGCAGGCGCATTCGCAATCTATTGGCGCCGCCAAGCATCCGCCAGAGCTGCCACCAACAACGACCCGTGCAATACCTGA
- a CDS encoding serine protease, Do/DeqQ family, whose amino-acid sequence MFMRKDGLRLCVFATLLVALSGFVRADQVITRETFRNVARKVSPAVVNVKVRSNIQFSASAPSKLILPPGLGLDEGLREELERLHEQFSPYMTPRDEEEFKYARSASGVIIRPEGYIVTSNHVIEDVDPASLEVSLPDGRTFTNVELVGTDKLTDLAVLKIDGKDLPSATWGDSDKLEVGDMVVAIGNPLDFTNSVSEGIISAKHRVIRKAPIEDLLQTTAMINPGNSGGALVNLDGEVVGINMAIATSTGMWSGLGFAIPSKTARDVTDQIIAKGRVSRGYLGIEMDPLRNALARQLNYDGKYGIVVKNVNKGTPAEQAGLQRYDIIAKVNGVEIKDIDDMHRNIGTRAPGDTVELEVWRDEGGSKPVKKIIRVQLGERPTEKELAARNRAIEQPLPGKKVSPELLGLVVSVAPDKRGLIIDDVESGSPAARGGLAKGDRILQVNKQDVNSVEELRGALRKSSGEGHLFFIERDGSSAMVTISEKP is encoded by the coding sequence ATGTTTATGAGAAAAGACGGACTTAGGCTATGCGTCTTTGCCACACTACTCGTGGCTCTGAGCGGTTTTGTGCGCGCAGACCAAGTCATAACGCGTGAGACTTTTCGCAACGTAGCTCGGAAAGTCTCGCCGGCGGTGGTAAATGTTAAGGTTCGAAGTAACATCCAATTCTCAGCCTCGGCGCCGAGTAAACTGATCCTGCCACCGGGCTTGGGGCTGGATGAAGGACTGCGAGAGGAATTGGAACGCCTCCACGAGCAGTTCTCCCCCTATATGACCCCGCGCGATGAAGAAGAGTTTAAGTATGCGCGGTCAGCCTCAGGGGTGATCATTCGACCCGAGGGTTACATTGTGACAAGCAACCACGTGATCGAGGACGTGGACCCAGCCAGTCTTGAAGTCTCGCTGCCAGATGGGCGAACCTTCACGAATGTCGAGTTGGTAGGCACGGACAAACTGACGGATTTGGCCGTTCTCAAAATTGACGGCAAGGATCTGCCCAGCGCCACATGGGGTGACTCCGACAAGCTGGAAGTCGGCGATATGGTTGTTGCCATCGGGAACCCCCTCGATTTCACGAATAGTGTCTCAGAGGGTATCATCAGCGCAAAGCATCGCGTGATCCGCAAAGCGCCGATCGAGGATTTACTGCAAACTACCGCAATGATTAATCCCGGCAACTCGGGTGGTGCATTGGTGAACTTGGATGGCGAAGTTGTGGGCATCAATATGGCCATCGCTACGAGTACGGGGATGTGGTCGGGACTTGGTTTCGCAATCCCGAGCAAAACAGCTCGTGACGTCACAGATCAGATCATTGCGAAAGGTCGCGTATCGCGGGGCTACCTTGGGATTGAAATGGATCCTTTGCGCAACGCCTTGGCCCGCCAACTTAACTACGATGGGAAATATGGGATTGTTGTGAAGAACGTCAACAAGGGCACCCCCGCGGAGCAGGCGGGGCTCCAGCGCTATGACATCATTGCCAAGGTCAACGGCGTGGAGATTAAAGACATTGATGACATGCACCGGAACATCGGAACGCGAGCTCCCGGCGATACCGTGGAACTCGAGGTGTGGCGCGACGAAGGCGGAAGTAAGCCCGTGAAAAAAATCATTCGCGTGCAGTTGGGCGAGCGGCCCACGGAGAAAGAACTTGCAGCGCGCAATCGGGCAATTGAGCAGCCCCTGCCCGGGAAAAAGGTTTCGCCTGAGCTTCTGGGGCTGGTTGTCTCGGTAGCGCCAGACAAACGCGGATTGATTATTGACGACGTCGAGAGTGGGAGTCCAGCGGCGCGTGGCGGCCTTGCGAAAGGTGACCGTATCCTGCAGGTCAACAAACAAGACGTCAACAGCGTGGAAGAACTGCGTGGCGCACTTCGAAAAAGTTCTGGAGAAGGACATTTGTTTTTCATTGAACGTGACGGATCGTCTGCTATGGTAACGATCAGTGAAAAGCCATAA
- a CDS encoding MoxR-like ATPase in aerotolerance operon: protein MNSDIQAITERVKGEHPSIERVLAEIGKVIVGQKPMIERLLIGLLTNGHVLLEGVPGLAKTLAVRTLARTIRAHFQRIQFTPDLLPADLIGTLIYNQKDGTFTPRKGPIFANLILADEVNRAPAKVQSALLEAMQEHQVTIGDTTYSLPEPFLVLATQNPIEQEGTYPLPEAQVDRFMLKLRIFYPNKSEEKRILDRMTEGDGTLAGGGEKMLADPLQEFNVEPVVSTEDIMRMRGVVRQIYVDEKVKNYILDVIFATRQPAEYKLDIAPYIKYGASPRATIALTMAAKAYAFLRGRGHVTPDDVKTVAADVLRHRIILTYEAEAEDVTSEAIIRAIFEQVPVP, encoded by the coding sequence ATGAATTCGGACATTCAAGCCATTACCGAACGAGTAAAGGGCGAACACCCAAGCATCGAGCGGGTGCTGGCTGAGATCGGCAAAGTCATCGTGGGTCAAAAGCCGATGATCGAACGCTTGCTCATCGGTCTTCTCACGAACGGTCACGTGCTGCTCGAAGGTGTACCGGGTTTGGCAAAGACGCTCGCGGTGAGAACGCTGGCTCGTACTATTCGGGCACATTTCCAGCGCATTCAGTTTACTCCGGATCTTTTACCGGCTGATCTTATTGGGACACTCATTTATAATCAGAAGGACGGTACTTTTACTCCCAGAAAAGGCCCGATTTTTGCCAATCTCATCCTTGCTGACGAAGTCAACCGGGCTCCAGCAAAGGTCCAAAGTGCGCTGCTTGAAGCCATGCAGGAGCACCAAGTGACGATTGGCGATACCACGTATTCGCTGCCCGAACCTTTCCTCGTGTTAGCAACCCAGAACCCAATTGAACAAGAAGGTACCTACCCGTTGCCCGAGGCTCAGGTTGACCGCTTCATGCTCAAACTGCGGATTTTCTACCCCAACAAGAGTGAAGAGAAACGGATACTGGATCGCATGACGGAGGGGGATGGAACCCTCGCGGGAGGCGGCGAGAAAATGCTCGCCGATCCGTTGCAAGAGTTCAACGTCGAACCTGTCGTTAGCACCGAAGATATCATGCGGATGCGCGGAGTCGTCCGGCAAATCTACGTTGATGAAAAGGTGAAGAATTACATCCTCGACGTGATTTTTGCGACTCGTCAGCCAGCTGAGTACAAGCTCGACATTGCTCCGTATATAAAGTACGGAGCAAGCCCGCGAGCGACCATCGCCCTCACCATGGCAGCAAAGGCTTACGCCTTTTTGCGCGGACGCGGACATGTGACACCCGACGATGTAAAAACGGTAGCAGCGGACGTGCTGCGTCATCGAATTATTCTCACCTACGAAGCTGAGGCAGAAGACGTAACCAGCGAAGCAATCATCCGGGCAATCTTCGAACAAGTGCCCGTGCCGTGA
- a CDS encoding Foldase protein PrsA precursor, translating into MRRRKLRAEQPEEEQAGAPPRLRAGLYWTLLAVLVVVAVWSYDRRELKEARAHMEQATRYEQQSDYLNALKEYRAAMENPRVSRRQKAELAIKMAEIYQDQLRDDELALVYFKRAQRWYPRSIASAEIKSRITEAQKRLQSGQKDEAGAPVESASEELTLAEAPSEPLVPAPESDREGPVVARIGYDEIHAAALARLLLRQSDAEWLLQHPDDPKLDKFFDTQLERELLFRGAIAEGYHRLQAVHERLYDYQRTLLSQQYAKEVEEKAKVVTDEEVRRFWEENKKRFSSPERLVVGIIRHTTESVVLQAKERLARGEDWAKVAEAVMGPESEISKGIAGTMSADDDVVPLIGKAPDLAKALRESKEGEVLGPIQRDGTYVLISIRGRIPRKESTLDEVRGQIEVMLRSRKLSEGNKTFFEQLKKKLGFEVDARAKALVVGYAKKLKAEQEGTTVTATNDAPKTEETPAQP; encoded by the coding sequence ATGAGGAGAAGAAAACTTCGCGCTGAACAACCGGAGGAGGAACAGGCGGGAGCGCCCCCCAGACTTCGGGCAGGACTGTATTGGACTCTCCTTGCCGTGTTGGTGGTTGTCGCCGTGTGGAGCTACGATCGAAGGGAGCTGAAAGAGGCCCGCGCACACATGGAACAAGCCACACGCTACGAGCAGCAGTCCGATTACCTGAACGCGCTTAAGGAATATCGTGCTGCAATGGAGAATCCGCGCGTAAGTCGTCGCCAGAAGGCGGAACTTGCCATCAAAATGGCAGAGATTTATCAGGACCAACTGCGCGACGACGAACTCGCCCTTGTTTATTTCAAGCGAGCGCAACGGTGGTATCCCCGAAGCATCGCTTCCGCAGAGATCAAATCGCGCATTACAGAGGCTCAGAAGCGACTTCAGTCCGGGCAAAAAGACGAAGCAGGTGCGCCCGTCGAGTCGGCATCTGAGGAGCTGACTTTAGCGGAGGCGCCGAGTGAGCCCCTTGTTCCTGCACCGGAAAGCGACCGGGAAGGCCCCGTCGTTGCGCGGATTGGATACGACGAGATTCATGCGGCGGCGCTGGCGCGCTTGCTATTACGCCAAAGCGATGCCGAGTGGCTTCTCCAGCATCCCGACGATCCGAAGCTCGATAAGTTTTTTGACACACAATTGGAGCGGGAGCTTTTGTTCCGGGGCGCTATAGCTGAAGGCTACCATCGGTTGCAAGCTGTCCATGAGCGCCTGTACGATTATCAGCGGACACTTCTCTCGCAGCAATATGCCAAAGAGGTGGAAGAAAAGGCCAAGGTGGTGACCGACGAAGAAGTTCGTCGGTTCTGGGAGGAAAACAAGAAGCGCTTCTCGTCGCCTGAACGCCTTGTCGTTGGCATCATCCGCCATACAACGGAAAGTGTCGTTCTCCAGGCAAAAGAGCGCCTTGCGCGGGGCGAAGACTGGGCAAAAGTTGCCGAAGCAGTCATGGGTCCCGAATCAGAAATCTCCAAGGGAATCGCTGGGACCATGTCCGCCGACGACGATGTTGTTCCGCTCATCGGAAAAGCGCCAGATCTCGCAAAAGCTCTTCGCGAAAGTAAGGAGGGAGAGGTCCTTGGACCTATTCAACGCGACGGGACCTATGTGCTGATTAGCATTCGCGGGAGAATCCCGCGGAAAGAATCCACGCTCGACGAAGTGCGTGGACAGATTGAGGTCATGCTGCGCTCCCGAAAGCTTTCGGAAGGGAACAAGACGTTCTTCGAGCAACTGAAGAAGAAACTCGGCTTCGAGGTGGATGCGCGAGCAAAAGCACTCGTGGTGGGCTACGCTAAAAAACTCAAGGCAGAGCAAGAGGGGACAACGGTCACCGCGACCAACGACGCCCCCAAAACGGAGGAGACCCCTGCACAGCCGTGA
- a CDS encoding BatA translates to MKPAWLTLFAPATEGDYFRFATPQYLWGLLAIPVLWLLFEYLDRHPRVTLRFATIQILKMARPSSGRWQSRTVRFFRILSIALCVLALARPQYGRVERKSFSEGIDIMLVLDVSGSMRSQDFVPNRLEAAKEVLKEFVANRQGDRIGLVIFAATAASLVPLTLDHVVVQQFIERVRFGLLDENSTAIGLGIMTGLKKLERSDAKSKIMILLTDGQNNAGNVDPLTAAEAARAMKVRIYTIGVGTENVPAGLFGFTAPDAGLDEKTLKEIASKTGGLYFHATDNAKLRGIYEQIDKLEKTRIESTQFDNFNELAPWFLAGALAVLILEILFATTRGMRLPL, encoded by the coding sequence ATGAAACCGGCATGGCTTACGCTTTTTGCTCCTGCGACTGAAGGGGATTATTTCCGCTTTGCCACGCCGCAGTACCTTTGGGGGCTTCTGGCCATTCCGGTGCTCTGGCTTTTATTTGAGTATTTGGATCGCCACCCACGCGTCACGCTGCGTTTCGCCACAATCCAGATCCTGAAAATGGCGCGACCGAGTAGCGGGCGCTGGCAATCGCGCACAGTGCGTTTCTTTCGAATTCTCAGTATCGCGCTATGCGTGCTCGCCCTTGCACGGCCACAATATGGACGCGTCGAACGGAAAAGCTTTAGCGAGGGCATTGACATCATGCTTGTGCTCGATGTGTCAGGCTCGATGCGCTCGCAGGACTTTGTGCCGAACCGGTTAGAAGCCGCCAAAGAGGTGCTCAAAGAATTCGTCGCGAATCGGCAAGGCGATCGAATTGGATTGGTCATCTTTGCCGCTACCGCTGCAAGCCTTGTACCCCTGACATTGGATCATGTGGTGGTGCAACAGTTTATTGAGCGGGTACGCTTCGGCTTATTGGATGAGAACAGCACCGCAATTGGCCTTGGGATCATGACGGGACTGAAAAAGCTCGAGCGCAGCGACGCCAAAAGCAAAATCATGATCTTACTGACGGATGGGCAGAACAACGCGGGCAATGTAGACCCGCTCACTGCGGCGGAAGCAGCGCGGGCAATGAAGGTACGTATCTATACCATTGGGGTGGGGACCGAAAACGTTCCAGCAGGTCTGTTTGGGTTTACCGCTCCGGACGCAGGACTGGACGAAAAAACGCTGAAAGAAATCGCAAGCAAGACAGGGGGGCTCTACTTTCACGCTACGGATAACGCTAAGCTTCGTGGGATTTACGAGCAGATCGACAAGCTTGAGAAAACCAGGATCGAGTCTACGCAGTTCGACAATTTCAACGAACTGGCCCCGTGGTTCCTGGCCGGGGCCCTCGCGGTGCTGATACTGGAAATCCTCTTTGCAACGACACGAGGAATGAGGTTGCCGCTGTGA
- a CDS encoding BatB — MRFANPHFLWLLFALPALMGLMALRGWRRRRLLARFADSSLHPYLAPNFSPHLYRIKQMLLVAAAALLIIGGARPQWGYEERRIVSRGIDLLIAVDVSQSMLAQDYKPNRLARAKDLLQNILWELKGDRVGIIAFAGEAVIQCPLTIDYGMAKAALDTLDTNAVATPGTHIGAAIDAAIRAFDTAASGERVLILLTDGEDNEGQGVTMAEKAKAHKIRIHTIGIGTSEGMPIPVEGGSYKQDKEGRLVATKLDFATLSKIAEITGGQAIKANPEGIAELVPILSDIEKTVKTQQQDTVFRVYTERFAWFVIPALLLLCIEALMQCYVRREIPWRGSVLEQ, encoded by the coding sequence GTGAGATTCGCAAACCCACATTTCCTTTGGTTGCTTTTTGCGCTACCTGCTCTTATGGGATTGATGGCTTTGCGCGGATGGCGCCGCCGCCGGTTGTTGGCCCGCTTCGCGGATTCATCCCTCCACCCCTATCTCGCGCCGAACTTTTCGCCACATCTCTACCGAATTAAGCAAATGCTTCTGGTTGCAGCTGCAGCTCTGCTCATCATCGGGGGCGCACGGCCTCAATGGGGATACGAAGAGCGGCGTATCGTTAGCCGCGGCATCGATTTGTTGATCGCCGTGGATGTGTCGCAGAGCATGCTTGCTCAGGACTATAAGCCAAACCGCTTGGCCCGCGCAAAGGACCTTCTTCAGAATATCCTATGGGAGTTGAAAGGCGACCGGGTTGGCATCATCGCTTTTGCAGGGGAGGCTGTGATTCAGTGCCCTCTTACGATTGACTACGGTATGGCGAAGGCCGCCCTTGATACACTGGACACGAATGCGGTGGCCACTCCGGGAACCCATATCGGCGCCGCGATTGATGCTGCGATTCGTGCGTTCGATACAGCGGCAAGTGGCGAACGAGTCCTAATTCTCCTCACCGACGGCGAAGACAATGAGGGGCAGGGCGTTACGATGGCAGAGAAGGCCAAAGCCCACAAAATCCGGATCCACACGATCGGGATCGGAACAAGTGAGGGCATGCCCATCCCGGTCGAGGGGGGAAGTTACAAACAAGACAAAGAAGGCCGACTTGTTGCGACAAAGCTCGACTTCGCCACGCTTTCGAAAATCGCAGAGATCACCGGAGGACAAGCTATAAAAGCCAACCCAGAAGGCATTGCGGAGCTGGTGCCTATTCTCAGCGACATAGAAAAGACAGTAAAGACCCAACAACAGGACACTGTGTTCCGCGTGTACACAGAACGATTCGCGTGGTTTGTGATTCCGGCACTTCTTTTGCTTTGTATCGAGGCGCTCATGCAGTGCTACGTTCGCCGTGAAATTCCTTGGCGGGGAAGTGTGCTCGAGCAATGA
- a CDS encoding BatC, with translation MLGACALACAATGWSAPPKAYYKAWQGEQSFHRKDFDGANQHFREAAELAPNEQRIRYAEAASLIMKGEFEKARSILGSVFHPKDTELNAAAAFARGTIDHAEMQNAIQPVKQELDNPEHLPPQRREELRKLVSDAIRQTETAIREYREALKLDPSKAHYRRSYELAARDLQYLRERLRALEPPPEPQSEKQPNPQQNPQENEQKEDKQQQQQQQQQQQQQQQQQQQQQDQGQSHQEQQPDRRPSESQKQEQQQPSDQQKEKQDESQKEQTSSREPKEDNRAEKQEKNQKPSGSESKSEKPSTGLGESEPKPAEMSPEDVKRLLNALPDKDKEAIMRLLMGSRPPQTKEPERDW, from the coding sequence GTGCTGGGAGCATGTGCGCTTGCGTGCGCGGCTACGGGCTGGTCGGCTCCGCCAAAAGCTTATTACAAAGCTTGGCAAGGCGAACAATCGTTCCACCGTAAGGACTTCGATGGGGCGAATCAGCATTTTCGCGAAGCGGCGGAACTCGCTCCGAACGAGCAGCGCATCCGCTATGCGGAAGCCGCTTCGCTGATTATGAAAGGCGAGTTCGAGAAAGCCCGCAGCATACTGGGCTCCGTATTTCATCCCAAGGACACGGAACTGAACGCGGCAGCAGCGTTTGCGCGTGGCACCATTGATCACGCTGAGATGCAGAATGCCATCCAACCAGTGAAGCAGGAGTTGGATAACCCTGAACATTTACCACCCCAACGGCGTGAAGAGCTTCGCAAATTAGTTTCTGACGCCATCAGGCAGACCGAGACGGCGATACGCGAATACCGCGAGGCGTTGAAACTGGATCCGAGCAAAGCGCATTACCGGCGGAGTTACGAGCTTGCAGCTCGTGACCTGCAATATCTGCGCGAGCGACTTCGTGCGCTGGAACCGCCCCCGGAACCTCAATCGGAAAAGCAGCCGAATCCGCAACAGAATCCTCAAGAGAACGAACAGAAAGAAGATAAACAACAACAACAACAGCAGCAGCAGCAGCAGCAGCAGCAGCAGCAGCAGCAGCAGCAGCAGCAAGATCAGGGCCAGTCCCATCAAGAGCAACAACCGGATCGTCGACCATCGGAAAGCCAGAAGCAGGAGCAACAACAGCCATCCGACCAACAAAAGGAAAAGCAAGACGAGTCCCAGAAAGAACAGACGTCTTCCCGCGAACCGAAGGAAGACAATCGCGCGGAAAAACAAGAAAAGAATCAGAAACCAAGTGGCAGTGAATCGAAGAGTGAAAAACCATCTACGGGCTTAGGCGAATCGGAACCGAAACCGGCAGAGATGTCCCCCGAGGACGTGAAACGATTACTGAACGCGCTCCCAGACAAAGACAAGGAAGCGATCATGCGTCTCCTGATGGGCTCTCGCCCACCACAGACCAAGGAACCGGAGCGAGACTGGTGA
- a CDS encoding BatD, translated as MYPRLWGCLVILICGITFSVAAQDCTLSAFVEPSNAVVGQSILYILKLECAEKPDGPPDLPLIDSDLGFSDFRSAGTSSQLQIVNGRVSQTFEYRYSFSVSRKGRFKIPPARIVVGERELKSNEVEIVIGDTPSAPAANLPEELRGRIAPPQVQGNPRLQNALFGKIFVLAVPETTSPVAGQQFLLSYYLGIEQEALQRAGFDVSRFRGGGVEVPDFQGFVKDEIFPLPQRLSFREQMIEGRRYVFAPLYQVAITPTRTGKLTIEPFQLSLSFPYRGARPRPLTGGPFFDDFFDFDFGLLDSIPITVSSIPVTIDVQALPRPADGTNFSGAVGAFSLKAELDKSRAKANEDVVRLRVVLEGEGNASAASPPVLPQIEGVSLLEEPKSSSERRIENDKLISRKSFDYLLRPVKEGEVSIPSLELTVYNVKSGQYETLRTEPLNLLVAPGIARPALVAPLASATSTTTSSGGLSSVTPRTDLRYIHDRPLRVDKGRWIVLRRPWIYGSVGLPALLVAMAFVFGKRRERILADLQGYRRSRARSRAEDALASAKRRAEKAPVDAFAAIGDALRTYFADKLGRESAGALTAEEILTLLEERGVSPETRAQLRSALEQCDSVRYAPASATAADAKALAHQVAQLLEEVDQCL; from the coding sequence ATGTATCCTCGTCTCTGGGGATGCCTTGTGATTCTCATTTGCGGAATTACATTCAGTGTAGCGGCGCAAGATTGCACCCTCAGTGCGTTTGTTGAGCCATCAAATGCCGTGGTTGGGCAATCGATCCTCTACATTTTGAAGCTCGAGTGCGCCGAAAAACCGGATGGCCCACCTGATTTGCCCCTCATTGATTCCGACTTGGGATTCAGTGATTTTCGTTCAGCAGGGACAAGTTCACAGCTTCAGATCGTGAACGGGCGGGTGTCGCAAACTTTTGAGTATCGCTACAGCTTTAGCGTCAGTCGGAAGGGGCGCTTCAAGATACCGCCTGCAAGGATCGTGGTTGGAGAACGCGAACTCAAAAGTAACGAAGTCGAGATCGTGATTGGCGACACGCCGTCTGCGCCCGCTGCAAATCTCCCGGAGGAACTCCGGGGACGGATTGCCCCACCTCAAGTTCAGGGCAATCCACGCCTCCAGAATGCCCTGTTTGGCAAGATCTTCGTGCTGGCTGTGCCAGAAACAACGAGCCCCGTGGCTGGTCAACAGTTTCTGCTGAGCTATTATCTCGGTATCGAGCAAGAGGCCCTCCAGCGGGCTGGATTCGACGTCAGTCGATTTCGGGGCGGAGGCGTAGAGGTTCCGGACTTCCAAGGTTTTGTAAAGGACGAGATTTTTCCTCTCCCCCAGCGCCTGAGTTTCCGCGAGCAAATGATTGAGGGGCGACGCTATGTTTTTGCGCCTTTATACCAAGTGGCGATTACCCCAACCCGTACAGGCAAGCTCACAATTGAACCGTTTCAGCTGAGTTTATCTTTCCCCTACCGGGGAGCAAGGCCACGACCGCTCACCGGTGGCCCATTTTTTGACGACTTCTTTGATTTTGACTTTGGTCTACTGGATTCTATCCCGATCACCGTTTCCTCAATTCCGGTCACCATCGATGTTCAGGCTCTACCGAGACCGGCGGACGGAACAAACTTTTCTGGTGCGGTGGGTGCCTTCTCGCTAAAAGCTGAACTCGACAAATCGCGCGCGAAAGCAAACGAGGATGTTGTCCGACTGCGTGTCGTTCTGGAAGGAGAGGGAAACGCCAGTGCGGCTTCGCCTCCCGTTCTTCCTCAGATCGAAGGAGTTAGCCTGCTCGAAGAACCCAAAAGCTCAAGCGAGCGACGCATTGAGAACGATAAGCTGATTTCACGCAAATCGTTCGACTACTTGCTTCGCCCTGTGAAAGAAGGCGAAGTGAGTATTCCATCGCTTGAACTCACGGTATACAACGTAAAGTCTGGACAGTATGAGACGCTGAGAACTGAGCCACTCAATCTTTTGGTCGCTCCGGGGATTGCACGACCTGCACTGGTCGCGCCGTTAGCGTCGGCGACATCCACCACGACTTCGTCCGGTGGGCTCAGCAGCGTCACTCCGCGAACGGATCTTCGTTACATCCACGACCGACCACTTCGCGTTGATAAGGGTAGGTGGATCGTCCTGCGTCGGCCTTGGATCTATGGGTCAGTGGGTCTGCCCGCGTTGTTGGTCGCCATGGCGTTTGTCTTCGGAAAACGCCGGGAGCGAATTCTGGCGGATTTGCAAGGCTACCGTCGTTCGAGGGCACGAAGTCGTGCGGAGGACGCACTTGCTTCGGCAAAACGCCGTGCTGAGAAGGCGCCCGTGGATGCCTTTGCGGCAATCGGCGATGCCTTGCGAACGTATTTTGCGGACAAACTGGGACGCGAGAGCGCGGGAGCGCTGACAGCTGAAGAGATTTTGACGCTCTTAGAGGAGCGCGGAGTAAGCCCAGAGACGCGAGCTCAACTGCGGTCCGCGTTGGAGCAGTGCGACTCCGTGCGGTACGCACCTGCTAGTGCCACAGCGGCCGATGCTAAAGCCCTCGCCCATCAGGTGGCCCAGCTCTTGGAGGAAGTGGACCAATGCTTGTGA
- a CDS encoding BatE, whose protein sequence is MLVRRWLAHVVICLTLVFGIASGASGEPEQSNLQTTASVEQTFREANQAYREKRFLEAQQLYEQLVEQGIVSADLFYNLGTTYAQLGDSGRAVLYLEKARRLAPRDRDIQANLRLLEPPMNRAHERLWHQLMLSLTFDEWLSVFFIVYVVCALSWAAWFWRPRAQRSRLLKASAITLSVAAIVVGTCAGVSYYYTQATRYGVVLTPGAIVRSGPAERFSELIRAPEGLKLGVETYQDPDWKVVYFPDGQLGYIRSTDIQEI, encoded by the coding sequence ATGCTTGTGAGACGATGGCTTGCCCATGTCGTGATTTGTCTAACTCTCGTTTTCGGTATTGCCTCCGGCGCCAGCGGTGAGCCGGAACAAAGCAACTTGCAAACGACCGCATCCGTCGAACAGACGTTTCGGGAGGCAAACCAAGCATATCGAGAAAAACGTTTCTTAGAGGCGCAGCAGCTCTACGAACAGTTAGTCGAGCAAGGCATCGTTTCGGCGGACCTATTTTATAATCTTGGCACCACCTATGCGCAACTGGGAGACAGTGGACGAGCTGTGCTCTACCTTGAAAAGGCACGGCGGCTTGCGCCGAGGGACCGCGATATACAAGCCAATCTACGATTGCTCGAACCGCCGATGAACCGGGCGCACGAACGCTTGTGGCACCAACTCATGCTGAGCCTCACCTTCGATGAGTGGCTGTCGGTCTTCTTCATCGTTTACGTCGTTTGTGCCTTGTCATGGGCAGCATGGTTTTGGAGGCCGCGTGCTCAAAGGAGCCGCCTCCTCAAGGCCAGCGCCATCACCTTATCAGTAGCGGCCATCGTAGTGGGAACGTGCGCGGGAGTTAGCTATTACTACACACAAGCCACACGGTATGGCGTTGTGCTCACGCCGGGGGCGATTGTGCGTAGCGGCCCAGCCGAGCGCTTCAGTGAGCTCATCCGGGCACCAGAAGGATTGAAGCTCGGAGTTGAGACTTACCAGGACCCAGATTGGAAAGTAGTGTATTTTCCTGATGGACAGCTGGGTTACATTCGTTCGACCGATATTCAGGAGATTTAG